Within Candidatus Francisella endociliophora, the genomic segment AGTTAAATCGATATTTTGTAAATAATATATAAGATATTCTGATATATGTATCGTGGACATACTTAGGGCTATTTAGAATTCATAAATTTAGAGATAAGAAAGGAGGAGAAAAATATAAACTACTAAATAACCCTAAGCTAAAATTTTATTGTAGTATGAAAAGTTTTTGTGGAATCTGTGGCTCCCCGAGACGGACTTGAACCGCCGACCAATTGATTAACAGTCAACTGCTCTACCGACTGAGCTATCGGGGAACTTGGGATGTATTATAGGTTGGGTTTGGCTATGTGTCAACCACTTTTTACAAAAATGTATAGAATTTTATCAGCATTTATATACTACAGCCTTTATGTTAAGATATTCGCAATTAAAAATTACTATATAGACCTTAAAAAAATAATATGGAAAATCAAGTTGTAGAGAGACAGCAAGAGCTGATTGATGAAATGTCTTTTTTTGATGATTGGGAAGATAAGTATGATTATGTTATATCTTTAGGAAAACAGTTGCCAAAATTTCCAGAAGATAAAAAAACAGAAGATAATTTGGTAAAAGGTTGTCAGTCGCAGGTTTGGTTTGATAGCCATTTAGAGCAAGGAAAATTACATTTTGTGGCAACTAGTGATGCTCTTATAGTCTCTGGACTTATCGGCATGCTTTTACGAGTATATAATGATGCTACGCCTGTTGAGATAATTAATTCGAATACAGACTTTATTAAGCAGATAGGGTTTGGTAATAATTTAAGTACGACTCGAGCAAACGGTCTTAAATCAATGCTTGATTATATTTATATAACAGCAAAAGAAAATCAGTAAATGAATGTTTTAGTTTGTAGACCTACTAAAGATGCAAAAGATTTGTCTGAAAAACTCCAAAAAAATGGAGTTGCAGCAGTATGTTTACCAACTATAAAAATTAAGCTAATTAATGTTGAGATAAATCTGGAAGCTTACACAAGCATTATATTTACTAGTAAATATGCTGTAGAAAGTTTATTTAATTCTATTCCCGTAAAATCTCTTAAGGGTAAAAAAATATATAGTGTCGGAGCCAGTACAGCAGCATATTTAGAGAAATATGAGATAGATGCTATATATCCTGCTAAATATAACTCAAAGGCTTTGGTGCAATTAATTCAAAGAAATAATATTTCAAAAGAAAGATTTTTGGTAGTTTCAGGAGTATCTGGAAATGACTTATTAGTAACTGAACTATCTAAACAAACTATCTGTAAAAAACTAGAAGTTTATGAAAGAGTATTTGAGGATGAACAGTTTTTAGCTACAGAGTATAAAAATCTTTTTAGTGATGCTGAGCCTGATGTGATTATTACAACTAGTTTGGACGTATTTAAATCTTTAAATAGAATTTTAGAAAAAACACAATTATCAGAGCAAGCAATAATTACCATAACTAGCTCAAAAATGCTAGAATTTGTAAATAAAGAGGGCTTTAAGAATACTCTAAAGCTTGAAAGGTTAAATAATAACTATATTTGTAAACAAATATTGGAACTTATAGAGGCTAAAGATGTCGACAGAAAAAAACATTCAACAACAAGAAAAAGCTAATAAGAATGCTAGTCAAAAAAAAGATCAGTCTTCTGCAAATGTTAGGAAAAAAACTACTGGGTCAATAGTCTCAAAATTAAGCCTAGTTATATCTTTAGCAGCCGTTGGTTTAGCGGGATATGCCGTTACCAATGATTCAACTTTTTTAAAAGACAATACTAAAGATGATAAACAATATGCTCTTTTAGAAAAACAAATTGAAAAACTTAAACTAAATCAAGATGAACAAAAAGGTATCTTGGATGATGTTAGTGCTCAGAGTGATTCTCAAACTAACAGTATTAAAGCAATTCAGTCTCAGGTTAGTACAGTAAGCAGTCAAGTATCAACACCTGCAAAAGATATATACTTACAGATGGGTGTTGCTAACATTCAGTCTGCTATAGACTATTTAACTTTAGCTAAAGATGTGGCTATTTTTACAGGCGATACTACAAAAGCTACAGCTCTTGCTGATATGGCTTTTGATAAAATAGAGGCTAGTAAAGTAGCAAATATTAGTGCGAGTGATCGTCGAGCAATAAAAGAAGCTTTAAATAATTATCTTTCAAAAAATGATGTTGTTAAAGATTTTGTTTTAATCCAGCAGCAAGTACAAAAACTTGAATATATAACGCCTGAAACCTCAGAAAATGCTAGTTCTAAGCAGTCTAAAAATAAATATATGAAACTACTTGGTTCGATTGTTCAAATTCAAGATATACCAAAAGATCAGCTTTTAGTGTCGTCAAATCAATCAAAACAGTTAGTGGCAGATGGGTTATATAATGCTTTGATATCACTTCAAAGTGCTATGTATACAAACAGTCAAACAGCAATAGATAGTGCTAGAGATAATCTTTTAACTATCATCAAAAAGTACTTTGTACAGAATGATAATGCAAAGTCGGTTGAAAAAGAACTAAAAAATATTAAAGCTCAAAGTGATGAGAAGTTAGATGATAGTTTAAGTAAAGTGGTAAGCCAGTTATCAAAACAGCAAAATGAACTTCTGTCTAGAGATACGGCTTCTATGAATAATAGTGAAAGCGAAAAAGGAAGTGAAAAATGATTAAGATTTTTAAGCTTGTAATAGTTGTCGCTTTAGCTACGATGATTGGTCTTTGGGCGACGAAATATCATGGTTATATCATGCTAGTTTTAGCAGATAAAACTATTAAAATGAATCTTGTGGTTTTTGTTTTTGCTGCAATAGTTTTTCTTTTCTTACTTATTTTTGGTGTTAGGATAATTAAACTCTTGTTTACGTTTCCATATCAGCTATTTAATTGGCTAATAGGGTTGTTTACAATTAATAAGCAAGAAAAGTTTGCTGACTTGGTAGCAGACATCTCTCTACAAAATAATAAACTAATAGACAGACTCAATATTTCTAACATATCTAAAATTACACCAAAGTATTTAAAGGATTATATTCTTTTTAAGAAACTAAGTGTTGTTGTGGAAAATAATGGTATTAAAGAGCTGGAGAAAGCCTTAAAGCAAGTTGATCCTAAATCATTTAGTTATAAATATTTTGTAGTGTATAAACTTTATTTAGTACAAAAGCTTAGTGAAGCACAGACAAAAATCTTAATACTGTTAGAAACTAAAGATATTCGGTTATTACCTTGTATTGTTAATTTAGCAGCAAGAATTGCTTTAGCAGATAAGGACGATGCTTTTGCTCTTAAATTACTAGAGAAATATGATGCTTATTTAAAAACAGATCTTGAAGAAAAGTTAATAATTTTGGCTATGAGAAAAGCAAAAGATGTTACAAAGTTATCAGATATCTATAAGAAATCAGATACTACAGATATGCTTAGTAGAGTTTACCTTGAGCAGTTAGTTGAGTTGGATGAAATGACTGTAGCAGAGAAGCTTGCTAAGAAGCAGCTTGCCCATGGAAATATCTCTGCTGAGATGCTTAAGCTTTATGTAAATGCGTTTGGTATGCCTGTTAGTAGATTAATAGAAAAGGTTTTAGATAAATCAAACCAAGATCGTT encodes:
- a CDS encoding uroporphyrinogen-III synthase produces the protein MNVLVCRPTKDAKDLSEKLQKNGVAAVCLPTIKIKLINVEINLEAYTSIIFTSKYAVESLFNSIPVKSLKGKKIYSVGASTAAYLEKYEIDAIYPAKYNSKALVQLIQRNNISKERFLVVSGVSGNDLLVTELSKQTICKKLEVYERVFEDEQFLATEYKNLFSDAEPDVIITTSLDVFKSLNRILEKTQLSEQAIITITSSKMLEFVNKEGFKNTLKLERLNNNYICKQILELIEAKDVDRKKHSTTRKS
- a CDS encoding heme biosynthesis HemY N-terminal domain-containing protein; amino-acid sequence: MIKIFKLVIVVALATMIGLWATKYHGYIMLVLADKTIKMNLVVFVFAAIVFLFLLIFGVRIIKLLFTFPYQLFNWLIGLFTINKQEKFADLVADISLQNNKLIDRLNISNISKITPKYLKDYILFKKLSVVVENNGIKELEKALKQVDPKSFSYKYFVVYKLYLVQKLSEAQTKILILLETKDIRLLPCIVNLAARIALADKDDAFALKLLEKYDAYLKTDLEEKLIILAMRKAKDVTKLSDIYKKSDTTDMLSRVYLEQLVELDEMTVAEKLAKKQLAHGNISAEMLKLYVNAFGMPVSRLIEKVLDKSNQDRFSVLELLNLAVVKSDSHSFRIIYDYIERSLKDKLSIIELEKYSHILCKFYIKNGEVSGLDLSEARLVYRNN
- a CDS encoding SufE family protein — its product is MENQVVERQQELIDEMSFFDDWEDKYDYVISLGKQLPKFPEDKKTEDNLVKGCQSQVWFDSHLEQGKLHFVATSDALIVSGLIGMLLRVYNDATPVEIINSNTDFIKQIGFGNNLSTTRANGLKSMLDYIYITAKENQ